One window of the Pararge aegeria chromosome 22, ilParAegt1.1, whole genome shotgun sequence genome contains the following:
- the LOC120633595 gene encoding tight junction protein ZO-1-like isoform X5, with product MDVCAGLAQHKAVLLSELCDTNVLDVLVKKGIFNVNELEVITSAVDSDKCNYFIEVVGKQSAAKLRDLCAVLYNECPKLAKELMNDRRYVINGYNSSTKENMVMNHNLNRESPRSRRSVSQCSCNSISRRSSAAASPMPLPPLNNTMEMYVEPVVENTTERNSGWETHRVRLNRVPGYGFGIAVSGGRDNPHFASGDPSIAVSDVLRGGPAEDKLQVNDRIVSVNGVPLENVEYARAVQVLRESGATVSLVVRRRAPAPPPTAPTTIKLALTRNGKKEDFGLVLGCKIYVKELTMRAREQFNQAGQGLCEGDVITRINNTAVTDAMTLKEARKLVESCKDRLNLVITRELIREETVTNGNYQNNYSSLEATPHNTFPATGESMSSPYSSSGQNLYVAAPVRGADNRRGPPSHEEHPPRPPPPRNDDYYSSRRQLYEEDAMNNQRNKPPSEPRLISFQKEGSVGLRLCGGNRSGVFVSGVQPTSPAALQGLQPADKILKVNDMEMKGVTREEAVLFLLSLQERIDLIVQHSPEEYNAVASGQMPGDSFHIKTHFHYTEPTEGEMSFRCGDVFHVMDTLHNGTVGAWHVYRIGRNNQEVQKGTIPNKARAEELATAQFNATKKEMSGNDVKHNFFRRRRSTHRRSKSLGKEHWDEVVLSDSISKFPAYERVVLKQPGFVRPVIVLGAVADIARERLLSESPDKFSSPKMDSTLEDSKSKSTSIIRLSSIRSIMERAKHALLDITPNAVDRLNYAQFYPIVIFLKADNKHIIKQLRSGLPKSAHKSSKKLLEQCQHMERVWGHVFTHTITLSEANQNTWFSKLCDLIQRTQQQQLWVSETKQGGYDSKYGFANGNSSQSNGPNHNQNMSPNNEAPPYQCNPMTHSPPHSPLYGTVPELPPRSQAAVTRPAGGVLLPAPPPSRPHHGLRHNPANRPSAQERLFGPPKEGNDETATYSARPVHGQDSLDRHRHPNNPQNSYEGTPNYEYAGNTSNNNSMGSCRLPPNAPDDLKVAPPTIKLDLPPPANPAAMAGQSPQRNSNSHEHNSLDYTRTPDNNYRPTDNYRTPQSRPPTMNGNSPHAQNAHNAHNAHNAHNAHNVATTPMHARGPSLPNVPTNDHAKYSARTNSASQADYTGRAPPYKPVPPPKPKHYRPPDQPHQQLPPHQHQPHPRNGSMEAVSSPGVGGGGAANTAGAGGMHYSHTHSHSQPNRPPPHGHPYHQQNMYGAAGAQMVAQSPPYAGPPSHRAINLPHNPHLIDLAGSREQRGSAFELYRKPQHMHNLSSSDAMNSSVEPDETFSPKTKKKLSKKPSFIKNAVLDLFRSKKSQKVSRQKSLCENDLQQRYQQQAPVLRREKSDLGDLTVHMRNTHIRNQMLQRSNSSSCEKPVLKPILKRQSSFCDDRNGSIYTIRDYDAKPVMKSLRRQNSMCEIETEPKVTPLLRRQNSLIEYNRKGVYGHNSSFNMITKIDPIYQRQQQIKHEPFYPTQPLPPEPIYQSKEHIVYDPIPKPRRTYASLYDTSSENPYASRSEISNQSFESPYGNRETLPMPLLDPPYATRAECVADDPYATKNELMESPYSVKHDIMRKSEPLYSELPYASKEQMLRQRMTSENPYATKEDMLRQRFSESPYNTKEEMLKQRMDGTFTCKEPIYGKRTYEPPPSTSWSENPYAIRPDRRLQTPVNYPGRISPMSKSMSEPPYATRSEMIGRISQTESPYSSRLEVKSSCSDNNYGSRNDSFDFPQQVRPASAECTYVSKQEILSQKAALLANKELIYGSKLEEKLEVIKQRNQAKKEKIYQTRLEANECDSMKSREPLYVSKRELKDSVIYESHQEAKDVPLPVSQEGSARNSPYELSDANHLVRREPLYQTKAEVLNGEIETFQEIDFSKLRLTESKTDAEKEKSLNMENKILKGEPQYAPRLHGKAVGHISNALKVTASPVPYESTTSMETHYASECSMNFENKPQSTPYTSQDLVERASKINRTVTFCEQIPENPESSQDNTENVSSSRNETTVMNIDNTVVKAETSEVNDSANKTEEVEPDGPQTTWGIFDSEGGVLEDRHWGVSLIIPPKAIAPGIKQKIYFTVSDPRLSQRVGGPPIDMDNGEAMLSPLVMCGPQGLVFLKPVTLRLPHCANAVPSLGLTIKATDTEAHLSTDWDQIHLPATTTLNTVAVKVDHF from the exons ACTACAGAACGCAACTCCGGTTGGGAAACACACAGGGTGCGGTTGAACCGTGTCCCAGGCTACGGTTTCGGCATCGCTGTATCGGGTGGTAGAGATAATCCACATTTCGCAAGCGGCGACCCTTCCATCGCCGTCTCAGACGTACTGAGAGGAGGCCCGGCGGAAGACAAACTGca AGTTAACGACAGGATAGTATCAGTCAACGGCGTACCATTAGAGAATGTGGAGTACGCGCGCGCCGTCCAAGTACTCCGGGAGTCTGGTGCGACGGTCTCGCTCGTGGTACGACGGAGAGCCCCCGCCCCTCCGCCCACCGCACCGACCACCATCAAACTGGCGCTCACCAGAAATGGGAAGAAGGAAG actTCGGCCTAGTCCTAGGGTGCAAAATCTACGTCAAAGAGCTGACGATGCGAGCGAGGGAGCAGTTTAACCAGGCTGGACAAGGGCTCTGCGAGGGTGACGTCATCACCCGGATAAACAACACAGCGGTCACTGATGCGATGACGCTGAAGGAGGCGAGGAAGCTCGTGGAGTCCTGCAAGGATCGCCTGAACCTGGTGATCACGAGGGAACTGATCCGGGAGGAGACTGTCACCAATGGAAATTACCAGAACAATTATAGTAGTTTAG AAGCAACACCACATAACACGTTCCCTGCCACCGGGGAATCTATGTCCAGTCCATACTCCAGCAGTGGGCAAAACCTGTACGTTGCTGCGCCGGTGAGGGGAGCAGACAACAGGCGAGGCCCACCTTCACACGAAGAACATCCGCCACGACCGCCGCCGCCTAGAAATGATG ATTACTACAGCAGTCGGAGGCAACTTTATGAAGAAGATGCAATGAACAATCAAAGAAATAAACCGCC AAGTGAACCAAGGTTAATAAGTTTTCAAAAGGAGGGCTCGGTAGGTCTTAGATTGTGTGGAGGGAACCGGTCCGGAGTCTTCGTGTCCGGAGTGCAACCGACCAGTCCCGCTGCGCTACAGGGCTTGCAACCAGCTGATAAGATACTTAAA GTGAACGATATGGAAATGAAAGGCGTGACTCGGGAGGAGGCAGTGCTGTTCCTACTGAGTCTGCAGGAGAGGATAGACCTAATTGTGCAACACTCACCTGAAGAGTACAACGCCGTCGCCAGTGGACAAATGC cgGGTGACTCGTTTCATATCAAGACGCATTTTCACTATACCGAGCCAACGGAGGGCGAGATGTCATTCCGGTGCGGAGACGTGTTCCATGTTATGGACACTCTGCACAACGGCACCGTTGGAGCCTGGCACGTCTACCGGATAG GTCGAAACAACCAGGAAGTTCAGAAAGGCACCATACCAAACAAGGCGAGAGCGGAGGAGCTCGCTACTGCACAGTTCAACGCCACCAAAAAGGAAATGTCAGGGAATGACGTCAAACACAACTTCTTCAGGCGGCGACGGTCCACGCATAGAAGGAGCAAGAGCCTtggaaaa GAGCACTGGGACGAGGTAGTGTTATCGGATAGCATAAGCAAGTTCCCGGCATACGAGAGGGTCGTTTTGAAGCAGCCCGGCTTCGTCAGGCCCGTCATAGTCTTGGGCGCTGTGGCCGATATAGCTAGAGAAAGGCTTTTATCTGAAAGCCCTGACAAGTTCTCTTCGCCAA AAATGGATAGCACCTTGGAAGATAGCAAATCTAAATCTACAAGCATCATTCGGCTCTCAAGCATCAGAAGTATAATGGAAAGGGCGAAGCATGCGCTACTAGACATCACACCTAATGCCGTGGATCGGTTGAATTATGCCCAGTTTTACCCCATAGTTATCTTCCTAAAGGCGGATAATAAGCACATTATTAAACAACTCAGAAGCGGTTTGCCAAA GTCAGCCCACAAATCCTCCAAAAAGCTACTCGAACAGTGCCAACACATGGAAAGGGTGTGGGGTCATGTGTTCACTCACACCATCACACTGAGCGAGGCCAATCAGAACACTTGGTTCAGTAAGTTGTGCGATCTCATACAACGCACACAGCAACAGCAACTGTGGGTGTCTGAGACTAAG CAAGGTGGCTACGATAGTAAATATGGTTTCGCGAACGGCAATAGCTCGCAAAGCAACGGACCTAACCACAACCAGAACATGTCTCCGAACAACGAAGCTCCGCCATACCAATGCAATCCGATGACGCATTCACCGCCACATTCGCCTTTATATGGAACAG TACCAGAGTTACCCCCGCGCAGTCAGGCAGCGGTGACACGGCCTGCGGGCGGGGTGTTGCTACCTGCGCCACCGCCTTCTAGACCACACCACGGTCTCAGACATAATCCTGCG aaTCGCCCAAGTGCCCAGGAACGATTGTTCGGGCCGCCCAAAGAGGGTAACGATGAAACAGCGACCTACAGTGCCCGGCCTGTTCACGGCCAAGACTCGCTGGACAGGCATCGACATCCAAACAACCCG CAGAATTCGTACGAAGGCACCCCGAATTACGAGTACGCAGGGAACACGTCCAACAACAACTCAATGGGCTCGTGTCGACTGCCGCCCAACGCACCCGATGACTTGAAGGTTGCCCCGCCCACCAT CAAACTGGATCTTCCTCCGCCAGCAAACCCCGCGGCGATGGCTGGCCAAAGTCCGCAGCGGAATTCCAACTCACATGAGCACAACTCACTCGACTATACCAGAACGCCGGATAATAATTACag ACCAACGGATAACTACCGCACTCCGCAATCCCGGCCGCCGACCATGAACGGCAACAGTCCGCACGCTCAGAACGCCCACAACGCACACAACGCACACAATGCCCACAACGCCCACAACGTGGCCACAACGCCCATGCACGCTAGGGGGCCGTCGTTACCCAACGTGCCAACTAACGACCACGCCAAATACAG TGCCCGCACCAATTCAGCCTCACAAGCGGACTATACGGGTAGAGCGCCGCCATACAAACCCGTGCCGCCTCCCAAACCCAAGCACTACCGACCCCCCGACCAGCCGCATCAGCAGTTACCACCGCACCAACACCAACCGCATCCGAGGAACGGG AGCATGGAGGCTGTGTCGAGTCCGGGCGTCGGCGGGGGTGGGGCGGCGAACACCGCGGGCGCGGGGGGCATGCATTACTCACACACACATTCACACTCGCAACCGAACCGCCCACCGCCGCACGGCCATCCTTACCATCAG CAGAACATGTACGGCGCGGCCGGCGCTCAAATGGTGGCCCAGTCGCCACCCTACGCGGGCCCACCGTCTCACCGAGCCATCAATCTACCGCACAACCCCCATCTGATTG ATTTAGCAGGCAGCCGGGAACAACGCGGGTCTGCATTCGAGCTCTATAGAAAACCGCAGCACATGCACAATTTAAG CTCCTCCGATGCCATGAACTCCAGTGTGGAGCCTGACGAAACGTTCTCaccaaaaactaaaaagaaactATCCAAAAAACCATCTTTCATTAAAAATGCCGTCCTCGACTTGTTCCGTTCGAAAAAATCGCAAAAAGTGTCTCGACAGAAGTCATTGTGCGAGAATGACTTGCAACAAAGATACCAACAACAGGCGCCGGTGCTGAGACGAGAGAAGTCAGACCTCGGGGATCTGACCGTGCATATGAGGAACACGCATATAAGAAACCAAATGTTGCAACGCAGCAACTCGTCCTCATGCGAAAAGCCCGTCTTAAAACCGATTCTTAAACGACAGAGTTCGTTTTGTGATGACAGGAATGGCTCCATCTATACAATAAGAGATTACGATGCTAAACCTGTAATGAAAAGTTTAAGACGACAGAACTCTATGTGTGAAATAGAAACCGAACCCAAAGTTACCCCTTTACTGCGTAGACAGAACTCcctaatagaatataataggaAAGGCGTTTACGGCCACAACTCCAGTTTTAATATGATTACCAAAATAGATCCAATCTACCAAAGACAGCAGCAAATAAAACATGAACCATTTTATCCTACTCAACCTCTACCTCCAGAACCAATATACCAAAGCAAAGAACATATTGTATATGATCCTATACCTAAGCCGAGAAGAACTTACGCTTCTCTTTATGATACCTCCAGTGAAAATCCTTATGCTAGTAGATCAGAAATATCAAATCAAAGTTTTGAAAGCCCCTATGGAAATCGAGAGACATTACCGATGCCTCTTTTGGATCCACCATATGCGACTAGGGCTGAATGTGTTGCAGATGACCCTTACGCGacaaaaaatgaattaatggAAAGTCCATACTCTGTAAAACATGATATAATGAGAAAAAGTGAACCCTTATATAGCGAACTGCCGTATGCTAGCAAAGAACAAATGTTAAGACAAAGAATGACGTCAGAAAACCCTTACGCAACAAAAGAAGACATGTTGCGTCAAAGATTTTCAGAGTCTCCATACAATACTAAAGAAGAAATGTTAAAACAAAGAATGGATGGTACATTCACTTGCAAAGAACCAATTTATGGTAAACGAACATACGAACCACCACCTAGTACATCTTGGTCTGAGAATCCTTACGCTATTCGACCAGATCGAAGGCTGCAGACGCCAGTTAATTATCCAGGGAGAATATCACCTATGAGCAAAAGCATGAGTGAACCACCCTATGCTACTAGATCGGAAATGATTGGAAGAATAAGCCAAACAGAGTCGCCATACTCTTCTCGACTAGAAGTAAAGTCCAGTTGTTCTGATAATAATTATGGCAGCAGAAATGATTCTTTCGATTTCCCACAACAGGTTAGACCAGCTTCAGCAGAATGTACATATGTTTCAAAACAAGAAattttatcacaaaaagctgCATTATTAGCAAATAAAGAACTTATTTACGGAAGTAAATTGGAAGAAAAATTAGAAGTGATTAAACAAAGAAACCAAgcgaaaaaagaaaagatttatCAAACTAGGCTTGAAGCTAATGAGTGTGATTCCATGAAAAGTAGAGAGCCCTTGTATGTTTCAAAACGAGAATTGAAAGACAGTGTTATATATGAGTCGCACCAGGAAGCAAAAGATGTACCATTGCCTGTGAGCCAAGAGGGTAGTGCCAGAAATAGCCCATATGAACTAAGCGATGCTAATCATTTAGTGCGACGCGAACCGTTGTATCAGACAAAAGCGGAAGTACTAAACGGTGAAATTGAAACCTTCCAAGAAATTGATTTCTCGAAATTAAGGTTAACAGAATCTAAAACTGACGCGGAGaaagaaaaatcattaaatatggaaaataaaattttgaaaggAGAACCTCAGTACGCCCCCAGATTACATGGTAAAGCTGTTGGGCATATTTCAAATGCACTGAAAGTAACAGCATCACCGGTGCCTTATGAATCGACAACATCTATGGAGACTCATTATGCTTCAGAATGTAGTATGAATTTTGAGAACAAACCTCAAAGTACTCCATATACGTCACAAGACTTGGTTGAGCGTGCGTCAAAGATTAATCGTACAGTGACTTTTTGTGAACAAATACCAGAGAATCCGGAAAGCAGCCAAGATAACACGGAAAACGTATCATCGAGTAGAAATGAAACAACCGTTATGAATATCGATAATACCGTAGTCAAAGCTGAGACGTCTGAGGTAAATGATTCTGCTAATAAAACAGAAGAAGTTGAACCGGATGGACCACAGACCACTTGGGGTATATTCGATAGTGAAGGTGGCGTATTAGAGGACAGGCATTGGGGTGTATCCCTAATCATTCCCCCAAAAGCAATAGCTCCGGGGATCAAGCAAAAGATCTATTTTACCGTGTCCGATCCACGACTGAGCCAGCGAGTGGGGGGACCTCCCATCGATATGGATAACG GTGAAGCGATGCTGTCCCCACTAGTGATGTGCGGTCCTCAGGGTCTAGTGTTCCTCAAACCGGTTACCCTACGATTACCGCATTGCGCTAACGCCGTCCCATCCCTAGGCCTCACAATTAAGGCGACGGACACTGAAGCGCATCTCAGCACCGACTGGGATCAAATACACTTGCCCGCGACGACAACATTAAATACTGTTGCGGTTAAAGTCGACCACTTTTAG